The proteins below come from a single Eucalyptus grandis isolate ANBG69807.140 chromosome 3, ASM1654582v1, whole genome shotgun sequence genomic window:
- the LOC104430939 gene encoding disease resistance protein RPV1-like isoform X1, with protein MAPNSFVPCCLRVTGSNRRPGFSSRPLRSAIEAEAVVASSSRPLSSISTLSRTNYEVFLSFRGPDTRQGFADYLFRDLIHARIMVFKDDEELDPGENVPDALVQSIKQSKISIPILSQDYANSKSCLMELAQMVECQEAGTQMVVPIFYNVSPADLKYQLNCVGEAFRKHEERGVDRMVIDNWKQALKKIADMEGYDLLNTNIRYGALIDKVVTDILELLKKNDLVVKNGLVGMELHVQEVMKKLGVIYVNEQVIGVHDKDVRVLGIVGMPGIGKTTLAKVVYNKIHHLFQCCSSLSNVRENGTSDNLIMGLQKQLISHLRRKEYTNLRTLDQMTNFIKSAFSEMKVLILLDDVHHFDQIRHLVGDLNWFGPGSRILMTVGNIDVLDGYGDGVGDKYEVGQMRTDQAFELFCMRAFSGYTCEEEDEYDRLARRIVETIGGIPLAIEVTASYLRSKRGNIEIWKAVLRRLTTRPADEVHELIKGNYDSLKGDTRKIFLDIACFFIGMDARIPSYMWDACDYYSPIGIELLRNMSFIKIGENNELWMHNELTKFGREIVRRENENEPRERSRLWNHSDALSTLKGAQSTRKVEALGLIFDEGQSECFTREEFSHLQSLRFLRLDKATVGGISENVLPNSQWLGYIRHWLRLDRATVRGSSQNVLPNLRWLDWQGCSDISELLIFCLEKLVILDLSRSLVTGDPKVWEQILKMAKELKVLNLSGCCNLNIFLRFPASVDLQSLDLQRLVLEHCSVLSQIGPFIGNLKNLVSLNLKFCKFISDLPQELCHMIDLEELLIDGTAIREIDFKPASMKKLEILSACQCERLTLISDSIGHLESLVHLRLEGAAIEWLPDSIESLKKLRSLLLGNCQNLLELPLSIGNLKSLEVMDLSSTRVVSLPTSVKHLKNLKVLKMEKTHLQEFPNEITDLEKLEEIDLSECRTLKGLIYCDMRGLSSLKILRLSSTGISGLPLTLGLLSDLRQLDLRGCDELRYLQELPSSLSILRWGSKIMWTVPDLSFLRNLKELYLGDNFSPTDPMQNSSPEPPQIGWLARLASLEILKLCHSKITKLPEHFSKLKLRKLVLHHACLYDLGELPSSLSVLCLHSCMIQCSLFSMVTDLSELKLKRCHLAETVNLKDLRRLEFLKISNCYVEKLDGLEKLPRFKRLTLFNSPSLIGLPDRTNCKFEIDVYNFPVEQ; from the exons ATGGCCCCCAACTCGTTCGTGCCTTGTTGCCTGCGTGTTACAGGCAGTAATAGAAGGCCG GGGTTTTCTTCACGGCCTCTTCGGTCCGCGATTGAGGCAGAGGCGGTGGTGGCATCGTCGTCACGGCCGCTATCATCCATCTCTACCTTATCAAGAACCAATTACgaagtgttcttgagttttagaggtcCTGATACTCGCCAGGGATTTGCAGATTACCTCTTCCGTGACCTGATTCATGCAAGGATCATGGTCTTTAAAGACGATGAAGAACTTGATCCTGGAGAAAATGTCCCTGATGCATTGGTTCAATCCATTAAGCAATCCAAGATATCAATACCTATTCTCTCCCAGGATTATGCAAATAGTAAGAGTTGTCTCATGGAATTGGCCCAAATGGTCGAATGCCAAGAAGCAGGCACTCAAATGGTTGTCCCCATTTTCTATAATGTTAGCCCCGCTGATTTAAAATACCAACTAAACTGTGTTGGGGAGGCCTTCCGTAAGCACGAGGAGCGTGGAGTTGACCGCATGGTCATTGATAATTGGAAGCAGGCTCTCAAAAAGATTGCTGACATGGAGGGGTACGATTTGCTGAATACAAACATACG TTATGGTGCACTCATAGACAAAGTTGTTACGGATATTCTAGAGTTGTTGAAAAAGAATGATTTAGTAGTGAAGAACGGTTTAGTGGGCATGGAACTCCACGTACAGGAGGTTATGAAAAAGCTTGGTGTCATCTATGTCAATGAGCAAGTAATCGGAGTACATGACAAAGATGTACGTGTGCTTGGGATAGTGGGCATGCCAGGGATTGGCAAGACTACCCTTGCAAAGGTTGTGTACAacaaaatccatcatctctTTCAATGTTGTAGTTCTCTTTCCAATGTTCGAGAAAATGGCACGTCCGATAATCTCATCATGGGCCTGCAAAAACAGTTAATCTCACACCTCCGAAGGAAGGAGTATACAAATCTAAGAACTCTTGACCAAATGActaatttcataaaaagtgCATTTAGCGAAATGAAAGTTCTCATTCTCCTTGATGATGTGCATCATTTTGACCAAATCAGGCATTTAGTTGGGGATCTAAATTGGTTTGGCCCTGGAAGCAGGATTCTCATGACAGTTGGGAATATTGATGTTCTTGATGGTTATGGAGATGGAGTGGGTGATAAGTACGAAGTCGGACAAATGAGGACTGATCAAGCTTTTGAACTTTTCTGCATGCGTGCTTTTAGTGGGTATACTTGCGAAGAGGAGGATGAGTATGATCGTCTGGCCAGACGCATTGTTGAAACTATTGGAGGGATTCCTTTGGCAATTGAAGTAACAGCTTCATACTTGCGTAGCAAAAGGGGGAATATAGAAATATGGAAAGCTGTATTGCGGAGATTAACGACAAGGCCAGCAGATGAAGTCCATGAATTGATCAAAGGAAACTATGACTCTTTAAAGGGAGACACGAGAAAGATATTTCTCGATATCGCATGTTTTTTCATCGGAATGGATGCGAGAATTCCCTCATACATGTGGGATGCATGTGACTACTATTCTCCAATTGGAATCGAGTTACTTCGTAACATGAGTTTCAtcaaaataggagaaaataatgaattatGGATGCATAATGAGCTAACAAAATTTGGCAGGGAAATTGTTAggagggaaaatgaaaatgagccTCGAGAGCGTAGTAGGTTATGGAATCACAGTGATGCACTTTCCACGCTTAAGGGAGCACAG AGTACTAGAAAGGTGGAAGCCCTTGGTCTCATATTTGATGAGGGACAAAGTGAATGTTTTACACGTGAAGAATTTAGCCATCTACAGAGCTTGAGGTTTTTGAGATTGGACAAGGCTACTGTTGGAGGGATTTCTGAGAATGTTCTTCCAAATTCACAGTGGCTTGGCTATATACGACACTGGTTGAGATTGGACCGGGCTACTGTTCGAGGGAGTTCTCAGAATGTTCTTCCAAATTTAAGGTGGCTTGATTGGCAAGGTTGCAGTGACATCTCTGAACTGCTGATTTTCTGTTTGGAGAAACTGGTCATTCTTGATCTGTCTCGCAGTTTGGTCACTGGAGATCCAAAAGTATGGGAACAAATCCTGAAG ATGGCAAAGGAACTGAAAGTTTTGAACCTAAGTGGCTGTTGTAACCTGAATATTTTTTTACGCTTCCCTGCTTCTGTGGATTTACAGAGTTTGGACTTACAGAGATTAGTTCTGGAACATTGTTCCGTACTATCCCAAATTGGTCCATTTATAGGTAATCTAAAGAACTTAGTCTCCTTAAATCTTAAGTTCTGCAAATTCATCAGCGACTTGCCGCAAGAACTGTGTCATATGATAGATTTGGAAGAACTTCTGATTGATGGAACTGCCATTAGGGAGATTGATTTCAAACCAGCCTCCATGAAGAAACTTGAGATTCTGAGCGCTTGCCAATGTGAAAGATTGACTCTTATATCAGACTCTATTGGTCACTTGGAATCtcttgtgcatcttcgactggAAGGTGCCGCTATTGAATGGCTACCAGATTCTATTGAGTCCTTAAAGAAACTTCGGAGCCTGCTTCTGGGAAATTGTCAGAATTTACTTGAGCTTCCTCTTTCCATTGGGAATCTCAAGTCACTTGAAGTCATGGATCTATCGAGCACCAGGGTTGTTAGTTTACCTACGTCCGTCAAGCAtctgaaaaatttgaaagtgctgaagatggagaagactCACTTACAAGAATTCCCCAATGAAATAACAGATCTAGAAAAGCTGGAAGAGATAGATCTTTCAGAATGCCGGACTCTGAAGGGGTTGATTTACTGTGATATGAGAGGCTTATCCTctttgaaaatcttgagattatcATCTACCGGGATTTCTGGCCTACCCTTGACCCTTGGATTGCTCTCTGATCTCCGACAACTAGATTTAAGGGGATGTGACGAACTTCGGTATTTGCAAGAACTTCCATCTAGTTTAAGTATTCTTCGCTGGGGATCCAAAATCATGTGGACTGTGCCAGACCTTTCTTTCTTAAGAAACTTGAAAGAGCTGTACTTGGGTGATAACTTTAGTCCTACTGATCCAATGCAAAATTCTTCCCCTGAGCCACCACAGATTGGATGGTTAGCAAGACTAGCGAGTCTAGAAATCTTGAAGTTGTGCCACTCAAAGATTACCAAGCTACCTGAACATTTTAGTAAACTTAAACTTAGAAAACTTGTTTTGCACCACGCATGCTTGTATGACCTTGGGGAGCTACCCTCTAGCTTATCGGTATTGTGCCTTCATAGCTGCATGATTCAATGTTCACTATTTTCGATGGTGACAGATCTGTCTGAATTAAAACTCAAACGCTGTCACCTGGCAGAGACTGTCAATCTTAAAGATTTGAGGCGATTGGAATTTCTGAAAATATCCAACTGCTATGTGGAAAAACTTGATGGGCTGGAAAAATTGCCTCGTTTTAAAAGGCTCACTTTATTCAACAGCCCTTCATTGATTGGATTACCAGATCGAACAAATTGTAAGTTCGAAATTGATGTGTACAATTTCCCAGTAGAACAATAG
- the LOC104430939 gene encoding disease resistance protein RPV1-like isoform X2, with translation MAPNSFVPCCLRVTGSNRRPGFSSRPLRSAIEAEAVVASSSRPLSSISTLSRTNYEVFLSFRGPDTRQGFADYLFRDLIHARIMVFKDDEELDPGENVPDALVQSIKQSKISIPILSQDYANSKSCLMELAQMVECQEAGTQMVVPIFYNVSPADLKYQLNCVGEAFRKHEERGVDRMVIDNWKQALKKIADMEGYGALIDKVVTDILELLKKNDLVVKNGLVGMELHVQEVMKKLGVIYVNEQVIGVHDKDVRVLGIVGMPGIGKTTLAKVVYNKIHHLFQCCSSLSNVRENGTSDNLIMGLQKQLISHLRRKEYTNLRTLDQMTNFIKSAFSEMKVLILLDDVHHFDQIRHLVGDLNWFGPGSRILMTVGNIDVLDGYGDGVGDKYEVGQMRTDQAFELFCMRAFSGYTCEEEDEYDRLARRIVETIGGIPLAIEVTASYLRSKRGNIEIWKAVLRRLTTRPADEVHELIKGNYDSLKGDTRKIFLDIACFFIGMDARIPSYMWDACDYYSPIGIELLRNMSFIKIGENNELWMHNELTKFGREIVRRENENEPRERSRLWNHSDALSTLKGAQSTRKVEALGLIFDEGQSECFTREEFSHLQSLRFLRLDKATVGGISENVLPNSQWLGYIRHWLRLDRATVRGSSQNVLPNLRWLDWQGCSDISELLIFCLEKLVILDLSRSLVTGDPKVWEQILKMAKELKVLNLSGCCNLNIFLRFPASVDLQSLDLQRLVLEHCSVLSQIGPFIGNLKNLVSLNLKFCKFISDLPQELCHMIDLEELLIDGTAIREIDFKPASMKKLEILSACQCERLTLISDSIGHLESLVHLRLEGAAIEWLPDSIESLKKLRSLLLGNCQNLLELPLSIGNLKSLEVMDLSSTRVVSLPTSVKHLKNLKVLKMEKTHLQEFPNEITDLEKLEEIDLSECRTLKGLIYCDMRGLSSLKILRLSSTGISGLPLTLGLLSDLRQLDLRGCDELRYLQELPSSLSILRWGSKIMWTVPDLSFLRNLKELYLGDNFSPTDPMQNSSPEPPQIGWLARLASLEILKLCHSKITKLPEHFSKLKLRKLVLHHACLYDLGELPSSLSVLCLHSCMIQCSLFSMVTDLSELKLKRCHLAETVNLKDLRRLEFLKISNCYVEKLDGLEKLPRFKRLTLFNSPSLIGLPDRTNCKFEIDVYNFPVEQ, from the exons ATGGCCCCCAACTCGTTCGTGCCTTGTTGCCTGCGTGTTACAGGCAGTAATAGAAGGCCG GGGTTTTCTTCACGGCCTCTTCGGTCCGCGATTGAGGCAGAGGCGGTGGTGGCATCGTCGTCACGGCCGCTATCATCCATCTCTACCTTATCAAGAACCAATTACgaagtgttcttgagttttagaggtcCTGATACTCGCCAGGGATTTGCAGATTACCTCTTCCGTGACCTGATTCATGCAAGGATCATGGTCTTTAAAGACGATGAAGAACTTGATCCTGGAGAAAATGTCCCTGATGCATTGGTTCAATCCATTAAGCAATCCAAGATATCAATACCTATTCTCTCCCAGGATTATGCAAATAGTAAGAGTTGTCTCATGGAATTGGCCCAAATGGTCGAATGCCAAGAAGCAGGCACTCAAATGGTTGTCCCCATTTTCTATAATGTTAGCCCCGCTGATTTAAAATACCAACTAAACTGTGTTGGGGAGGCCTTCCGTAAGCACGAGGAGCGTGGAGTTGACCGCATGGTCATTGATAATTGGAAGCAGGCTCTCAAAAAGATTGCTGACATGGAGGG TTATGGTGCACTCATAGACAAAGTTGTTACGGATATTCTAGAGTTGTTGAAAAAGAATGATTTAGTAGTGAAGAACGGTTTAGTGGGCATGGAACTCCACGTACAGGAGGTTATGAAAAAGCTTGGTGTCATCTATGTCAATGAGCAAGTAATCGGAGTACATGACAAAGATGTACGTGTGCTTGGGATAGTGGGCATGCCAGGGATTGGCAAGACTACCCTTGCAAAGGTTGTGTACAacaaaatccatcatctctTTCAATGTTGTAGTTCTCTTTCCAATGTTCGAGAAAATGGCACGTCCGATAATCTCATCATGGGCCTGCAAAAACAGTTAATCTCACACCTCCGAAGGAAGGAGTATACAAATCTAAGAACTCTTGACCAAATGActaatttcataaaaagtgCATTTAGCGAAATGAAAGTTCTCATTCTCCTTGATGATGTGCATCATTTTGACCAAATCAGGCATTTAGTTGGGGATCTAAATTGGTTTGGCCCTGGAAGCAGGATTCTCATGACAGTTGGGAATATTGATGTTCTTGATGGTTATGGAGATGGAGTGGGTGATAAGTACGAAGTCGGACAAATGAGGACTGATCAAGCTTTTGAACTTTTCTGCATGCGTGCTTTTAGTGGGTATACTTGCGAAGAGGAGGATGAGTATGATCGTCTGGCCAGACGCATTGTTGAAACTATTGGAGGGATTCCTTTGGCAATTGAAGTAACAGCTTCATACTTGCGTAGCAAAAGGGGGAATATAGAAATATGGAAAGCTGTATTGCGGAGATTAACGACAAGGCCAGCAGATGAAGTCCATGAATTGATCAAAGGAAACTATGACTCTTTAAAGGGAGACACGAGAAAGATATTTCTCGATATCGCATGTTTTTTCATCGGAATGGATGCGAGAATTCCCTCATACATGTGGGATGCATGTGACTACTATTCTCCAATTGGAATCGAGTTACTTCGTAACATGAGTTTCAtcaaaataggagaaaataatgaattatGGATGCATAATGAGCTAACAAAATTTGGCAGGGAAATTGTTAggagggaaaatgaaaatgagccTCGAGAGCGTAGTAGGTTATGGAATCACAGTGATGCACTTTCCACGCTTAAGGGAGCACAG AGTACTAGAAAGGTGGAAGCCCTTGGTCTCATATTTGATGAGGGACAAAGTGAATGTTTTACACGTGAAGAATTTAGCCATCTACAGAGCTTGAGGTTTTTGAGATTGGACAAGGCTACTGTTGGAGGGATTTCTGAGAATGTTCTTCCAAATTCACAGTGGCTTGGCTATATACGACACTGGTTGAGATTGGACCGGGCTACTGTTCGAGGGAGTTCTCAGAATGTTCTTCCAAATTTAAGGTGGCTTGATTGGCAAGGTTGCAGTGACATCTCTGAACTGCTGATTTTCTGTTTGGAGAAACTGGTCATTCTTGATCTGTCTCGCAGTTTGGTCACTGGAGATCCAAAAGTATGGGAACAAATCCTGAAG ATGGCAAAGGAACTGAAAGTTTTGAACCTAAGTGGCTGTTGTAACCTGAATATTTTTTTACGCTTCCCTGCTTCTGTGGATTTACAGAGTTTGGACTTACAGAGATTAGTTCTGGAACATTGTTCCGTACTATCCCAAATTGGTCCATTTATAGGTAATCTAAAGAACTTAGTCTCCTTAAATCTTAAGTTCTGCAAATTCATCAGCGACTTGCCGCAAGAACTGTGTCATATGATAGATTTGGAAGAACTTCTGATTGATGGAACTGCCATTAGGGAGATTGATTTCAAACCAGCCTCCATGAAGAAACTTGAGATTCTGAGCGCTTGCCAATGTGAAAGATTGACTCTTATATCAGACTCTATTGGTCACTTGGAATCtcttgtgcatcttcgactggAAGGTGCCGCTATTGAATGGCTACCAGATTCTATTGAGTCCTTAAAGAAACTTCGGAGCCTGCTTCTGGGAAATTGTCAGAATTTACTTGAGCTTCCTCTTTCCATTGGGAATCTCAAGTCACTTGAAGTCATGGATCTATCGAGCACCAGGGTTGTTAGTTTACCTACGTCCGTCAAGCAtctgaaaaatttgaaagtgctgaagatggagaagactCACTTACAAGAATTCCCCAATGAAATAACAGATCTAGAAAAGCTGGAAGAGATAGATCTTTCAGAATGCCGGACTCTGAAGGGGTTGATTTACTGTGATATGAGAGGCTTATCCTctttgaaaatcttgagattatcATCTACCGGGATTTCTGGCCTACCCTTGACCCTTGGATTGCTCTCTGATCTCCGACAACTAGATTTAAGGGGATGTGACGAACTTCGGTATTTGCAAGAACTTCCATCTAGTTTAAGTATTCTTCGCTGGGGATCCAAAATCATGTGGACTGTGCCAGACCTTTCTTTCTTAAGAAACTTGAAAGAGCTGTACTTGGGTGATAACTTTAGTCCTACTGATCCAATGCAAAATTCTTCCCCTGAGCCACCACAGATTGGATGGTTAGCAAGACTAGCGAGTCTAGAAATCTTGAAGTTGTGCCACTCAAAGATTACCAAGCTACCTGAACATTTTAGTAAACTTAAACTTAGAAAACTTGTTTTGCACCACGCATGCTTGTATGACCTTGGGGAGCTACCCTCTAGCTTATCGGTATTGTGCCTTCATAGCTGCATGATTCAATGTTCACTATTTTCGATGGTGACAGATCTGTCTGAATTAAAACTCAAACGCTGTCACCTGGCAGAGACTGTCAATCTTAAAGATTTGAGGCGATTGGAATTTCTGAAAATATCCAACTGCTATGTGGAAAAACTTGATGGGCTGGAAAAATTGCCTCGTTTTAAAAGGCTCACTTTATTCAACAGCCCTTCATTGATTGGATTACCAGATCGAACAAATTGTAAGTTCGAAATTGATGTGTACAATTTCCCAGTAGAACAATAG
- the LOC120291441 gene encoding transmembrane emp24 domain-containing protein p24beta2-like, giving the protein NFQVKGPSGEQIQDFHNKISEKFEFVAHHKGVHRFCFTKKSPYHETIDFDVHVGHFTFYDQHAKDVGLCFFFFSVFLSLELTNFTEYTACVSFLSAVNVSAEHFNPLLEQIGKLEEALYNIQFEQHWLEAETERQAIVNDAMSRRAVHKAFFESAALIGSSVLQVYLLRRLFERKLGFSRV; this is encoded by the exons aattttcaggtGAAAGGACCTTCTGGTGAACAGattcaagattttcacaacaagaTCAGTGAGAAATTTGAGTTTGTGGCTCACCATAAGGGTGTTCATCGGTTCTGCTTTACTAAAAAGTCTCCTTATCATGAAACCATCGACTTTGATGTACACGTTGGCCATTTTACATTCTATGATCAGCATGCAAAGGACGTAGGactctgctttttttttttttctgttttcttgtcTCTTGAACTGACAAACTTTACAGAATATACTGCGTGTGTCTCTTTTTTATCTGCTGTGAATGTATCTGCAGAGCATTTCAACCCCTTGTTGGAACAGATAGGGAAGCTGGAGGAGGCTCTCTACAACATTCAGTTTGAGCAGCATTGGCTGGAGGCTGAGACTGAACGTCAAGCAATTG TGAACGACGCAATGAGCAGAAGGGCAGTCCATAAGGCTTTCTTCGAGTCAGCCGCACTTATTGGGTCGAGTGTTCTCCAAGTTTACCTGCTCCGCCGCCTTTTTGAGAGGAAGCTTGGTTTCTCTCGAGTTTAA